Genomic DNA from Gemmatimonadota bacterium:
CGCCATCAGTGGCGTCGTAGACCGCGGCCAGCTGATCGGCGGCCTCCCGTATATCCGAAATCGCAAGCGCCTCATAGATCTCCACGGCGTTCCGGTCCTGTGTCGCCATAAGCCCGATATCGGCGTCGTAGTCCGTGCTGCCGGCGATGGCTTTTTCAAAAATGGCCGGGTTCGAGGTCATCCCTTTCAAACCGTCTTCCTCGATCAGTCTTCTCAGCCGGCCCGAAGAGATCAGGTCGCGGCTGATGTTGTCCAGCCAGAAACTCTGGCCGTGTCGTGCGAGCTGGATGAGCGGATTAGCCATGGCGGATTCCTTTGTGCGCCGGTCAGCGGCGTGAACTCACGGTTTAAGCCGGTTTATGAACGCCTGGTTCGTTTCGTGACCATTGACGCGCGTTTCGTGACCATTGACGCGCGGTTTGTGCCGGGACTCAAGGGATCAGGACGATTTTTCCATAAGCGCCCGGTTCCATCACGGTGACGTGGGCCCGTGCCGCATCGGCCAGCGGAAACTCCGTTCCCACCACCGGGTTGAGCGTGCCGTTCTCCAGTCCGGCGTGCAACCCGGCGTGGATGGCGGCGAGGTCCTCCGGCGAGGCCAGCAGCAGGACCATGCCCAGGATGCTGGCGTCGCGCGCCATGGCGTCCCGGGGATTGATCTCGATGACGCCTCTGTTGCCTATGACGACCACTCGTCCGCCATAGGCCAGCATATTCAGGTCCTTGTCCAGGTTGACGTTGGCCAGCATTTCCATGATCACGTCGACGCCCAGCCCACCGGTGAGATCCATAATATGTTCCGGGTAGTCGGCGTCGTGGTGGTTGACCACGTAATGGGCGCCCTGTTCCGTCACCAGGGCCGCGCCCCGCTCCGAACCGGCTGTACCGATGACCGTCATGCCGGCGGCACGCGCGAGCTGTACGGCCGCGATGCCCACGCCGCCGCTGGCGCCGTGCACGAGTACCGTTTCGCCGGCCCGGCCTTCCGCGCGCTGGAATAGTCCGCGCCAGGCTGTGGCGTAAGGGATGTACACCCCCGCGCCCTGCTTGAAGGAAACGTTATCGGGAAGCGGCTGCACCTGGCTCGCGGAGCACAGGGCCTGGGACGCGTATGAGCCGGTCAGCGCACCGGCCAGGTATACGCGGTCGCCCACGGCGACATGGGCCGTTTCGTCGCCGACGGCGGCGACGGTTCCTGCGCCGTCCATGCCCGGCGTGTAGGGCAGGTCGGGTTTCATGGCATAGGTTCCCGCGCGAATATAGGTATCTACCGGGTTCACCCCGGCGGCCCGTATGTCCACCAGGATCTGCCCGCCGCCTGCCTGGAGATCCGCGCAGGTTTCGAGTTTCATTACGCCCGGCTCCCCGAACTCGTGAATTCGAATCGCTTCCATATACGTCTCCTCAATTCAGAATCAACCGCAGAGTTTTGCGATCACTTCGTAGAGAATCCGCGGACCCCGCTCCATGTTCTCCACGGAGATGCGCTCGTCGTTGCCGTGGATCCGGCGAAGTTCTTCGTCGATCAGCAGAAAGGGCATGAAGCCGTAGCAATGAATCCCCAGGTCGCGGAAGTAGTGGCTGTCCGTGAAGCCCGAGAGCATGTTCGGTACGACCTCCACATGCCCGTGGTGTCGGGAGACGACCTCCCGCACGACGTCCACGAGGGGAGAATCGAAGGGCGATGCCGAATTGCCGAAGTTCAGAATCGTTTCCATCTCGATCCTGTCGTCGTCGACCACCCTTTTCAACTCCCGGACGAAATCTTCCGGCCTTTCCCCCGGCAGCAGCCTGCAATCCAGCTCGGCCGTCGCCGCCTGAGGTATGATATTGATTTTCTCGCTCCCCTGCAACATGGTTATCGAGATGGTGTTCCGGAGCATCGCCGCGTGATGCTGGTTCCGGAGCAGGTCGGCAAGGAACCCCTTGTCCCGAACGGACTCGCGGATGCGTTCGAAGCGTTTGCGGTATCCGTCTTTCTGCAGATGCGCGACGCCTTCGAAGTAGCAGGCGGCCGCGTCCGTCACCTTGATCGGCGGCGTGTATTGCATGATCGCGTTCAGGGCCCGGATGAGCCGGTTCACGGCGGAATGGGGCTTGGGGCGGGAACCATGACCGGGTTCGCCGCGGGCGACCAGGCGTATCCAGCAGGGCGATTTCTCGGTGATGTCGATGGAATAGACGGCCCTGCCGTTCTCCAGGCGTCCTTTTCCGCTTTCGTTTATCAGGAATTCCGCGTCCGAGACGAGTTCGGGACGGTTATGGGTAATCCAGCCGGCTCCGGCCGATCCACCGGCCTCTTCATCGGCGGTGACGAGAAAGATCACGTCTCGCTTCAGCGGAAAGCGATTCCGGCGCAGCGCGAGAAACACCACCAGCTCCGCGATGCCCAGGTTCTTCATGTCGAGGGCGCCCCGCCCCCAGATGTAGCCGTCCCGGACTACGCCGCCAAAAGGATCGACGGACCAGTAACGGCGGTCGGCGGGGACCACGTCGCTGTGACTCAGCAGAATTACGGCCCGCTTCGAACCGTCCCCTTCCAGCCTTGCGTAGAGATTGGAGCGTCCCGGGGCGGACTCGTAAACCTGGCAGTCTATGCCTTCTTCGGAGAGGATGCGGCTAAGGAAGGCGGTCGCGCGATCTTCGTTCCCGGGGGGATTCGTCGTGTCGATTCGCAGGTATTCGCTCAGCAGTTGTACGGCTTCACGCCCCAACGCGTTCCAGTCCAATGCCCTACATGCTCCCTTCGGCTTGAACCGCCTGCCTGATCACGGCGATGGCGGCCAGGTCGCCCACAGTGTCTCCCAGTCCGGCAGGCACGATCCGTACGGTATCGTAGACTCGTGACCAGGTTTCGCGCCGCAGGTAGTTTCGAATGGGTTCCAACAGAAGATCCTGTGCCTTGACCAGGATGGTGCCGATGACGATAATCTCCGGGTTCAGGATGTTCACGATGTTTCCCAGTCCAACGGCCATGTAACGGGCCGTTTCGTCCACGATCTCCCTCGCGCACGGATCGTTTTTCCTGGCCGCCGCCATGACGGTTTCCGCCGTGAGGCCCTCCAAGTTTCCACCGGCCAGGTCGACCATGAGCGAGCCGGGCGCCGCATGCGCTTTCGCCCGGGCCCTCCTGGCGATCGATGGCCCCGAGCACAGGGACTCCAGGCAGCCGCGCTTGCCGCAACCGCAGGCCGGACCGTCGTCGACGATGGTCATGTGCCCCACTTCGCCGGCCGCGTCGTTCGGACCGCGGTAGAGCCTGCCGTCGAGTATGATGCCGCCGCCGATACCGGTGCTCATGGTCATGTACACCATGTGGCGAAAGCCCCGGCCGGCCCCGAAGGACCACTCCGCCAGGGCGCCGGCGTTGGCGTCGTTTTCAACAAAGGCCGGCAGCGACAGCGCGCTTTCGAGCCACGCCTTCAGCGGCACCTCGTCCCAGCCCGGCAGGTTGGGCGGCGCGTAGACCACGCCCGTTCCCGTGTCCAGGGGACCGCCGCAGCTGACTCCGACGCCGGCCAGGTCCGCGTTGGCAAGCGAACCGCGCGCCATGGCCTCCCGGGACATATCCACCAGGGACGCCACCACGGNNNNNNNNNNGGCACGTCGGAATCGTTCGGCGGGCGAAAGCAGCTCGATACCCGCTCCGGCCTCTGTCGGCCTTCGGACCTTGTGCAGGATGTTTCCGTCCCAATCGGCGATGACCACGGCCAGCTTGGTGCCGCCGATATCATGGCCCAGGAGGTACGGGGCGTTCCGATCGGGCTGGGGCATAATCGCGGGTCGGAGCGTTAATCCTGACTGGAGCATAGTCGCGGGTCGGCACATGAATCCCGAGGCTTCGCGGGCGCCTTCCGGCTTTCAGGAAAGCATGCAGTTATTATAGCCCGCGAACGGCTTGTGTCAACTGCTTTCAACCGGGTCCCGACGCTGTTCCGGGCAGCCAAAAACTGATTGACAGCAACCGTCCGGTCCGGGCATTTTTGCAGGAATCGGAAGGCTGCTTCCCGGTCTGGGCGGCCTTGACCTGAGGCGCACGGATCCGCGGCCGGTCCACGGCCCGCTGGAGGAATGGGAGGAGGACGGCAAATGTTGGATACCAAGATTCTGTGGATGTGGCTGCATGTACTGGGCGTCGTGCTGTGGGCGGGCGGTTTCTTCTACGTCCTGGTCGCGCTCACCCCGGCGCTCCGGTCGGGCAGGGCGTCGGAGGAGCGCGTGGAGATCATGCGCAGGACCGGCGCCATATTCCGGCGGGTATCCTGGACGGCGATCGTCATCCTGGTCGTGAGCGGTTCGTTCAGTCTGTATAACCGGATCATGGATGGGGTGGCCGCCCGGGCGATGTCGTCCCAGCCCGAGCTGTACCCGCTGCTTCCGCCGGGCTACGAAGCCCTGATGACCGTCAAGCTGCTGATCGTGATCGCGTTGATCGTGCACCATGCGGTCCGGCTCCTGGAACCCCGGGTCCTCGAAGACGGCAGCATCGGGTTCAAGTCCAGGGCTTCGGGCATCGTGGGCGCCGTGCTCTTTGCGGCGGCGGTGCTGCTGGGCCTGATCCTGCTGACCATGAACGTCTCTGTCTGATTCGGTTCCATGAAGGATTTCATCGCCCTGACCAAGCCCGGCCTGGTCATCATGCTGGTGCTGACCACCTGCGTCGGGTTCTACCTGGGGTCCGACGGGCCGGTGGACTGGCTGCGCCTGCTGCACACGCTGGCCGGAACCGCCCTGGCGGCCGGGGGCACGCTCGCCCTGAACCAGTTCATGGAGCGAGACCGGGACGCCATGATGCGGCGGACCCGGAAGCGTCCGCTCCCCGCCGGGAAGCTGCGGCCCGCGCAGGCCCTCGGGTTCGGCGTGGCCATCACGGTGGCGGGCCTGTTGTACCTAGCGCTTGTGGTCAACGTCCTGAGCTGCGCGGTCACCGCGTTGATCACCGCCACCTACCTGTTTCTCTATACGCCGCTCAAGCACCGGACCACGCTGTCGACCGTGTTCGGCGCGGTCCCGGGCGCGTTGCCGCCGGTGACGGGATGGGCGGCTGCCCGAAACGAACTGGGGCTGGAGGCCGGCGTCCTGTTCGCCATCCTCTTTCTCTGGCAGATGCCCCACGCCCTGGCGCTGGCCTGGCTCTTCCGCGAAGACTACGCCCGCGCCGGTTTTCAGTTGCTGCCCGCCGTCGATCCCGACGGCCGGTTCACGAGCGTGCAGATCCTGATCAACTGCCTGGCCCTGACCGCCTTCAGCCTGGTCCCGACCATACTGGGCATCTCGGGGATCATCTATTTCTACGCGGCCTTCGCGGCCGGACTGGGCCTGCTCGCTTTCGCCATCCACCTGACCGTGACCCGGACGCAGGCTTCGGCCAGGAACCTGTTTTTTGCGTCGCTGGTGTTCCTGCTGGTCCAGTTCTCCGTGATGGCCTATGACAAGGTGTGAGTACGTGTCGGTATCGCTACGGATGGATGGTTGCGATGTTTGCCGGTATGGTTTTCGACGAGCGGATGCGACGCGATCCAGATCAGGAAATACTTCTGAGGAGTACACGCTGAAATGCTGGAAATTTCCGACCTGCCCCTGATGAATGCCTGCCTGAACACGACCAGCGCGGCTTTCCTGGTCGCGGGCTACGTCAATATCAGGAAGCGCAATGTCGCCGCGCACAGGACGTGCATGCTGGGCGCGGTGGCGGCGTCCGTTCTGTTCCTCACAACTTATCTGATCTACCACTTCAACCACGGAAGCACGCCCTTCACCGGCGAGGGATGGACACGTTACGTCTATTTTACCATATTGATAAGCCACACGATTCTGGCCACGGCCATCGTGCCCATGGTCGTGCTGACGCTGCGCCACGCGCTGAAGGGACGTTTCGAGCGCCACGCGCTGCTGGCCAGGTGGACCCTTCCGATCTGGCTGTACGTGTCCGTTACCGGCGTGCTGGTGTACCTGATGCTCTACCACTGGCCCGTATAGACATGCTCTACCACTGGCCGGGATAGGCGACTGGCATGGCCGTAACCGTTCGCAGCCTGACACTGGCCGCGCTCATGATCGCGCTCATGACGCTGGCGACCCTGATCGTCCGGATCCCCAATCCGGCTACCCAGGGATACATCAATCTCGGCGACGCGATGCTGTTCACCATCGCCCTCGTCTTCGGCTGGCGTATCGGCGGAATCGCGGGCGGCGTGGGTTCCGCCCTGGCCGACGCGCTGGGCGGCTATTTCCTCTGGGCGCCCTGGACGCTCGTCATCAAGGGCTTGGAAGGGATCCTGGTCGGAACGATCGCGGCCTGGGGAGCCCGGGACGGTCGGGATGCCCGGGGCGGTCGCCATCCGCGCCGGATCGCGGCCTTCGTCGCTGTGTTCGTTGGCGGCGCATGGATGGTATCAGGGTACTACGTGGCCGGATCGGTGTTGTTCGGAGGAGTAGCCGCACTGACGGAGATACCGGGTAACCTGACGCAGGCCGGTGTGGCGGTGGTGGTGGCTTTGCCCCTGTCGGTCATATTGAGAAACGCCCTGCAACGGAGTGATTATGGACCTCACGCATCTCGATGAAAAGGGACGCGTCCGCATGGTGGACGTGACGGAGAAATCGGTTACGGAAAGGCGGGCGGTGGCCTACGGTGAAGTGAGGGCGGCTACGGAGACGATCCGGAAGATCTCCGCCGACGAGATGGGCAAAGGGGATGTACTGACCACGGCGAAGATCGCGGGCATCTCGGCGGCCAAGAAGACGGGCGACCTCATCCCCATGTGCCATCCCATCCCGCTGACCCACGTGGAAATCGACATTACCCTGAACGAAGACCAGGGCAGGATCGGCCTCCTGGCCACGGCCGTCGCGTCCGGCAAGACCGGCGTGGAAATGGAGGCCCTGACGGCCGTCTCCGTAGCCGCCCTGACCATCTACGACATGTGCAAGGCCGTGGACCGGACCATGGAGATCGCATCCGTCCTGCTGGCGGAGAAGGAGGGCGGCAAGTCGGGCACGTTCAAGCGGCCCGGGTGGGAGGGTCCGGGGTAGTCCGGACTCATCTTCCCCTGATCGTTTCGATGTAGTCGTCCGTGTTCTCCCTACTTCGCAAAATGCCGCAGATGCGTTCAACGGGATGACGGTCCTTCGCTGCCTTGCGAACGAGCAGGCCCTCTTTCGTCGGTATAATCTCGACCTCGATGCCTTGATGCAATCCATAGCGGTCTCTCAACCGCTTCGGGATCGTAATCTGCCCCCGCTTGGAAATCCTCATACAGCCTCCTGGGTGTGTTGCAGAATCTGCCTTTCACATTAGTCGGTGTCTTGCCGGGATTTCTCGTACTTCACTTCACCGTCCCCATGTCAGCCGAAACTGACATGCGGGTCTTTTTTCTTGACGGCAATCGATTGGGCCATATATTGTAGTGCGACATTAGGAATAATTATGCTTATAAATTCATATTTATTCGGATAAACACGTGAACGCCAAGCACCAGCGCCAGGGCACCCTACGATCACTCATCGAGCGGGGGCACTTCCATACGCACAAGGAGGTGATCGCGGCCCTGCACACGGAAGGGATCGACATCAACCAGGGCACGCTGTCCAAGGATTTCAAAGAACTGCACGTGATCAAGACGCGTCTGGCGGACGGACAGTACAAGTACGTATTGCCGCGTTACTACTCGGTGGAGACTCAGGACGAACTGGTCGAACGGGAGATCCGGGATTTCGTCGTCGGCGCGGAAGACGCCATGAACCAGGTCGTCCTGCAGACCACCGCCGGTCACGCGTCCGGGGTGTGCGAGGCGATCGACCAGGCGGAATGGCCGGAGATCGTAGGCAGCGTGGCGGGCGAGAACACGATTCTCTTGGTCACGAAATCGACCGCCCAGGCCAGCAAAACGCTGAAGCGCATCCGGGCCATCATGAAGCAGAAGAGGTAAGACACATGATCAGACTGGGCATCATAGGCGCGACGGGGTACACGGGCATGGAACTGTACCGCCTGGCGTCGCGTCATCCGGACATCGAGATCGCGTTCGCCACTTCGGAACAGTACACCGGCCAGCACCTCGGCGAGATCTTCCCCCGGGTGGACCCGGACCGGGACATTACGCTGAGATCCCTGGACGACATTTCGGAAGAACCCGCTGACGTGGTCTGTTTCTGCACGCCGGACGGGGTGGCCATGGACCGGGTCGGCGCCTTTCTCGACCGGGGCGTGCGCGTCGTGGACGTCAGTTCCGATTTCCGGTTCGACGATCCGGAGGTGTATACGTCCTGGTACAGCCGGCCGCATACGGCACCGTCGCTCCTGGATTCCGCGGTGTACGGGATTCCCGAATTGAACCGGGATCGCATACGGACGGCCGATCTCGTGGGCAATCCCGGCTGCTATCCCACCGGCGTGATCCTCGGCCTGGCCCCGCTGCTCGAAGAGGATGCGATAGACGCCGGGCAGATCATCGTGGACGCCAAGTCGGGCGTCAGTGGCGCCGGCCGGGGCCTGAAGCTGCGGAATCTCTACGTGGAGGTGAACGACAGCATCACGCCGTACAACATCGGCCATTCGCACCGCCACGTGGGGGAAATCGAGCAGGAACTGTCCAGGTTCTCCGATGGGTGGCCCTATGTGGTCTTTTCGCCCCATCTGACGCCCATGAACCGGGGCATCCTGGCGACGACCTACGTACACGTGAAGAACGGCGCGACCAACGGAGACCTGGCGGCCCTGTACGCGCAGCGCTACGAAGGGGAGCCTTTCATCCGGCTGTCGCAGTCCGGCTATCCCGAGACGCGCTTCGTGACCTGGACGAACTACTGCGACCTGCGGATCGACCGGGTGGACGGATCGGACCTGGCCATCGTCACGTCCGCCATCGACAACCTGGTCAAGGGCGCCGCCGGCCAGGCGCTGCAGAACGTGAACGCCATGTGCGGCCTGGACGAAACGACGGGGCTGATTTAGGGAAAGCGCGGCACGAGACTTACACGACGCGGCACGACGTGGCACGACACAATGCGACGGCACGATCGATTGGGATCATCATGGCACGAAACATCGTGGTAAAACTGGGCGGCGCGACGATCGAGCAGGACGGCGTGATCGAGGAGTTGGCCGCCGACCTTCGGGACCTGCCGGACGTTTTCCCGATCATCGTCCACGGCGGCGGTGCGGAGATCGGCCGGTACCTGGAGTTGCTCGGCAAGGAGTTCACCTTCGTGAACGGCCTCCGGGTCACGGACGGCGACATGGTCGAAATCGTGGAGATGGTCCTGTCGGGCAAGGTCAACAAGGAACTGGTCTCGCGCTTCCAGCACAGCGGCGTGAACGCTCTCGGCGTAAGCGGGAAGGACATGGGCCTGCTGCGGGCGGAGAAGTACCGGGAGGACGGCGTGGACATCGGTTTCGTGGGAGAGATCGTCGAGGTGAATACCGCCCTCTTCGATCTCTGCGCGTCGAACCACGTCACGCCCGTGGTCTCCCCCATTTCGGGGGGCGTCAACGGGGAGACCTACAATGTCAACGCAGACCACGCCGCGCTGGACATCGCCCGGGCCGTGGCCTGCGACGACATCGTGTTCATATCGGACGTGGCCGGCATCCACCGGTCCGACGGCCGGCCCGTTCGCAAGTTGACCCCCGAACTGGCCGATGAACTGATCGAAGCGGGAGAAATCACGGGCGGGATGATTCCCAAGGTCCGCTCCGCCCTCGAGTGCCTGTCCTATGGTGTCCGCCGTGCCCGCATCATCGCGTGGCGGGGGGCCGGAACGCTGCGGAAGGAACTGGCATCGGATGAAAGTGTCTTTGGAACGGTAGTGACCACTGGATGAACCACCGGAAGAAAGGAAAAAGCATGACTACCGAAGAGATCATCGGCCTGGAGGAACAGTACATCGCGCCGACCTACGTACGTCCGCCCGTCGTGTTCGACCGGGGCAGCGGAGCCTACGTCTACGACCTCGAAGGCAGGAGGTATCTCGATTTCCTCGGCGGTATCGCGGTGAATTCCCTGGGCCACGGGGTACCGGAGATCATCGGCGCCGTGGCGCAGCAGGCCGCGAAGCTGATGCACATCTCCAACCTGTACCACACGGAACCCCACGTGAAGCTCGCGAAGCTGCTGGTGGAAAACGCCTTCCCGGCCAGGGTGTTCTTCTGCAACAGCGGATCGGAGTCCATTGAGGCGGCCCTCAAGTTCACCCGCCGGTGGGCGTCCGAAGCGGGCGGCGAAGCCAAGCACGAGATCGTGACCTTCGAGAACGCGTTTCACGGCCGGACTTACGGCGCCGTCAGCGCCACGGCCCAGCCCAAGTACCACGAGGGGTTCAAGCCCATGCTCCCGGGGATGGTCTACCTGCCCCTGAACGAGATCGAGCCCCTCGAAGAAGCGATATCGGCGGAACGGACCGCGGCCGTGATGGTGGAGCCCGTCCAGGGAGAGGGCGGCGTAAACCCGGCGCACGTGGAGTTCCTGCAACATCTGCGCAGGTTGTGCGACGAACGCAGGGTCGCCCTGATCTTCGACGAGATCCAGTGCGGCCTGTGTCGCACGGGCAAGCTCTTCGCCTACCAGCACCACGGCATCGAGCCGGACGTGATGACCCTGGCCAAGCCGCTGGCCGGCGGCTTGCCCATCGGCGCCGTCATGATGAAATCCCACATCGCCGAAGTGCTCAAGCCGGGCATGCACGGCTCCACCTTCGGGGCGAACCCGGTGGCCTGTCACGTAGCCCATGCCGTCGTCAGCAAGATGATCGACGAGGGTCTGGCGGACCGGGCCCTGGAAATGGGCGGCAAACTGACCGCCGGTCTGAATGAGCTCACAGGAACCAACAAGGACATCCGGGGCGCGGGCCTGTTGATCGGCGTGGAATTCGAAGACAAGGTGGGCGACGTGGTGAACGCGTGCCGGGACGGGGGCCTGATCGTGGGAACGGCCGGGGACAACGTGCTCCGCTGCGCGCCGCCCCTGGTGATCGAACAGCGGCACGTGGACGAGGCGCTCGGGATCATCGGCGGAGTGCTGGACGCGCGGTGAGCAGAATGGGAGCATCATGACCGACAGCCGGGACGAAGCACTCAAACAACTCATGGATGATTTCCACGCGTCCATCGACGCGGACCGCCGCCTGTTCCGCGTGGACATCAGGGGCAGTATTGCCTATGCGCGCGGGCTCGTGCGCATCGGCGTGCTCACCGCCGATGAGGGCCGGGTGATCGAAGCGGCACTGGGCGAGATCGAAGGCGAGATCGAAAGCGGCGCCTATACGCTGACCCGGGACCTGGAAGACATCCACATGGCCGTGGAGAAACGCCTCATCGAGAAAGTGGGTCCCGTGGGCGGAAAGCTGCACACGGGCCGGAGCCGGAACGACCAGAACGCCACGGACGAGCGACTGTATCTCCGCGAGGTGGTGGACGACGTCTCCGGGCGGATCCGGGAATGCCAGGCAGCGCTGCTGGGGCTGGCCGAGCGTACCGTGGATGTCGTCTTCCCGGGGTATACCCACCTGCAGCAGGCGCAGCCGATCCGGTTCGCCCACTACGCCCTTTCGCTCCTGTTCGGGCTCCAGCGGGACCGGGAGCGACTGGCGGATTGCCGGAAGCGGATCAACGTCATGCCCCTCGGCGCCGGGGCGATGGCGGGCAGCGCCTTCCCGATCGACCGCGCGTTCCTGGCCGATGAACTGGGTTTCGACGGCATCTCGCCCAACAGCATCGACGCGGTGAGCGACCGAGATTTCAACGTCGAGTTCCTCGCCGCATGCACGACACTGATGATCCGCATCAGCCGGGCCTGCGAGGACCTGGTCATCTGGTCGTCCACGGAATTCGGGTACGTCACGCAGCATCCCCGGCTGGCCACGGGCAGCAGCATCATGCCGCAGAAGAAGAACCCGGACGCCGCCGAACTGCTGCGGGGCAAGACCGGACGCGTCGTGGGCAGCCTGGTCTCCCTCGTTACCATGCTCAAGGGCCTGCCCCACACGTACAACAAGGACATGCAGGATGAAAAGGAACCCCTTTTCGATGCGATCGACACGGTGACCGTCGCGCTGACGGTCTTCACGGCGATCTGGGAGACGCTGGAGGTTAGCGGCGATCGGGTTGAAGAAAACATGGACGACGCCATGCTGGCCACGGACCTGGCGGACTACCTGACCCGGTGCGGCGTGCCGTTCAGGGAAGGACACGGCATTGTGGCCGCCCTCGTGGACGAGGCCATGAACCGAGGCTGCAGCCTGCGGGACCTGCCGATCGAGCTGTATCAGCATTATTCGGAACATTTCGACGAAGCCGTGATCGCCGGGCTCAGGTTCGACGACAGCGCCGACAAGCGCGATCTGCCCGGTGGGACCGGTAAGGACTCCGTGCTGCGCCAGCTGGAACAGGCCCGCGAGATCATCGCGCAGGGATCATAAGATGTGGTTGAGTTCGGCAAGCCAGGACACGGGTATCAAGAGTGCAGGTAGTCATGGAGCAGAACGGCCATGAACAAAGCTGACACGTCTTTGACGCCGGCCTCGAACGGAAGCGACATCGTCATCCGTCCGGCCGTGATCGGGGACGTCCCCGAGATCATGGAGATTCTCCAACCCTATATCGAGGAGGACATCCTCCTTCCGGTGTCGGTCTACCGCCTGTTCGAGCACATCCGTTATTTCGTCGTGGGCGAGCGGGACGGCCAGGTGATAGGCTGCGGTTCCCTCGTGATCGTGTGGCACGACCTGGCCGAGGTGCGGTCCCTGGCCGTCCGGAGAGGATGCCAGGGCGGCGGCGTCGGCGGGCGCATCGTCGACGAACTGATCGCGGAAGCGGAGGAACTGGGCGTCGCCCGGGTCTTCGCCCTGACCTACGAGACCAGCTTCTTCGGCCGCCACGGGTTCGAGGTGGTCGATCGCGAGACCCTGCCGCACAAGGTATGGAAGGACTGTACCTCCTGCGCCCGTTTCACCCACTGCGACGAGATCGCGGTAGCCCGGACGCTGATCCCCGAAGACCAGCGGAAACCGGAACCCGC
This window encodes:
- a CDS encoding aspartate aminotransferase family protein, whose amino-acid sequence is MTTEEIIGLEEQYIAPTYVRPPVVFDRGSGAYVYDLEGRRYLDFLGGIAVNSLGHGVPEIIGAVAQQAAKLMHISNLYHTEPHVKLAKLLVENAFPARVFFCNSGSESIEAALKFTRRWASEAGGEAKHEIVTFENAFHGRTYGAVSATAQPKYHEGFKPMLPGMVYLPLNEIEPLEEAISAERTAAVMVEPVQGEGGVNPAHVEFLQHLRRLCDERRVALIFDEIQCGLCRTGKLFAYQHHGIEPDVMTLAKPLAGGLPIGAVMMKSHIAEVLKPGMHGSTFGANPVACHVAHAVVSKMIDEGLADRALEMGGKLTAGLNELTGTNKDIRGAGLLIGVEFEDKVGDVVNACRDGGLIVGTAGDNVLRCAPPLVIEQRHVDEALGIIGGVLDAR
- the argH gene encoding argininosuccinate lyase, with the protein product MTDSRDEALKQLMDDFHASIDADRRLFRVDIRGSIAYARGLVRIGVLTADEGRVIEAALGEIEGEIESGAYTLTRDLEDIHMAVEKRLIEKVGPVGGKLHTGRSRNDQNATDERLYLREVVDDVSGRIRECQAALLGLAERTVDVVFPGYTHLQQAQPIRFAHYALSLLFGLQRDRERLADCRKRINVMPLGAGAMAGSAFPIDRAFLADELGFDGISPNSIDAVSDRDFNVEFLAACTTLMIRISRACEDLVIWSSTEFGYVTQHPRLATGSSIMPQKKNPDAAELLRGKTGRVVGSLVSLVTMLKGLPHTYNKDMQDEKEPLFDAIDTVTVALTVFTAIWETLEVSGDRVEENMDDAMLATDLADYLTRCGVPFREGHGIVAALVDEAMNRGCSLRDLPIELYQHYSEHFDEAVIAGLRFDDSADKRDLPGGTGKDSVLRQLEQAREIIAQGS
- a CDS encoding N-acetyltransferase; translated protein: MNKADTSLTPASNGSDIVIRPAVIGDVPEIMEILQPYIEEDILLPVSVYRLFEHIRYFVVGERDGQVIGCGSLVIVWHDLAEVRSLAVRRGCQGGGVGGRIVDELIAEAEELGVARVFALTYETSFFGRHGFEVVDRETLPHKVWKDCTSCARFTHCDEIAVARTLIPEDQRKPEPALPDMQQDPTLIMPSPAPQ